A single genomic interval of Antarcticibacterium arcticum harbors:
- a CDS encoding pyruvate dehydrogenase complex E1 component subunit beta has product MKTIQFREAIQQAMSEEMRKDDTIYLMGEEVAEYNGAYKASKGMLDEFGPERVIDTPISELGFSGIGIGSAMNGNRPIIEFMTFNFSLVGIDQIINNAAKMRQMSGGQFNIPIVFRGPTASAGQLAATHSQAFESWYANCPGLKVIVPSNPYDAKGLLKSAIRDNDPVIFMESEQMYGDKGEVPEEEYTISIGVAEIKREGTDVTIVSFGKIIKEAYKAAEDLEKEGISCEIIDLRTVRPMDHDAILKSVKKTNRLVILEEAWPFGNVATEITYQVQEQAFDYLDAPIIKINTADTPAPYSPELLKEWLPNSNDVIKAVKKVLYKK; this is encoded by the coding sequence ATGAAGACTATTCAATTTAGAGAAGCTATTCAGCAGGCAATGAGCGAGGAAATGCGCAAAGACGACACCATCTATTTAATGGGTGAGGAGGTTGCCGAATATAATGGTGCATATAAAGCTTCAAAAGGAATGCTGGATGAGTTTGGTCCTGAAAGAGTGATTGATACCCCAATATCTGAGCTTGGATTTTCAGGGATAGGGATTGGAAGTGCTATGAATGGTAACAGGCCAATTATTGAATTCATGACCTTTAACTTCTCATTGGTAGGTATAGACCAAATTATTAATAACGCGGCCAAAATGCGGCAGATGAGCGGTGGGCAATTTAATATTCCTATCGTTTTTCGCGGGCCTACTGCTTCTGCTGGTCAGCTTGCAGCTACCCACTCCCAGGCTTTTGAAAGCTGGTATGCCAACTGTCCCGGATTAAAAGTAATAGTACCCTCCAATCCTTATGATGCCAAAGGATTATTGAAGTCGGCAATTCGCGATAATGATCCGGTGATCTTTATGGAAAGCGAGCAAATGTATGGAGACAAAGGGGAAGTGCCTGAAGAAGAATATACTATCTCAATTGGAGTTGCTGAAATTAAAAGAGAAGGTACAGATGTAACTATTGTTTCCTTCGGAAAAATAATAAAAGAAGCCTACAAGGCTGCTGAAGATCTTGAGAAGGAAGGAATTTCCTGTGAGATCATTGACCTTAGAACCGTAAGGCCAATGGACCACGATGCTATTTTGAAATCTGTGAAAAAAACCAACCGTTTGGTGATCCTTGAAGAGGCATGGCCTTTTGGAAATGTGGCAACAGAGATCACCTACCAGGTACAGGAACAGGCATTTGATTACCTTGATGCACCAATAATCAAAATAAATACTGCAGATACTCCTGCACCTTATTCACCTGAGCTTTTAAAAGAATGGTTGCCAAACAGCAACGATGTTATAAAAGCCGTGAAAAAGGTTTTGTACAAAAAATAA
- a CDS encoding electron transfer flavoprotein subunit beta/FixA family protein, with protein sequence MKILVCISHVPDTTSKINFTDNNTKFDTNGVQFVINPNDEFGLTRAMWFKEKQGATVDVINVGGPETEPTLRKALAIGADTAIRVNTPAADGFQVAKELAKVAGDGGYDLIIAGRESIDYNGGMVPGMLAAMLKANFVNTCINLEVEGNEAKAVREIDGGKENVTASLPLVIGAQKGLVEEKDLRIPNMRGIMQARQKPLNVVEPANAEAQTAAEKFEKPAPRGNVKLIDPDNLDELINLLHNEAKVI encoded by the coding sequence ATGAAAATATTAGTATGTATTAGCCATGTGCCCGATACTACCTCTAAGATCAATTTCACAGATAATAATACCAAATTTGATACTAACGGAGTGCAGTTTGTAATTAACCCGAATGATGAATTCGGCCTTACCCGCGCGATGTGGTTCAAGGAAAAACAAGGCGCCACTGTAGATGTAATTAATGTGGGAGGTCCTGAAACAGAACCTACACTGCGTAAAGCCCTTGCCATAGGTGCCGATACTGCCATAAGGGTAAACACCCCCGCTGCAGATGGTTTCCAGGTTGCCAAAGAACTTGCCAAAGTTGCAGGGGATGGCGGGTATGACCTTATTATTGCCGGAAGGGAATCTATAGATTATAACGGAGGTATGGTACCCGGAATGCTGGCAGCAATGCTAAAAGCCAATTTCGTGAACACCTGTATAAACCTTGAAGTTGAAGGGAATGAGGCAAAAGCCGTTCGTGAAATTGATGGTGGTAAGGAGAATGTTACCGCATCACTGCCCCTGGTTATTGGCGCGCAAAAAGGCCTTGTAGAGGAAAAGGACCTTAGGATCCCTAATATGCGCGGAATTATGCAGGCAAGACAAAAACCGCTAAACGTTGTTGAGCCCGCGAATGCTGAAGCTCAAACCGCTGCTGAAAAATTTGAAAAACCGGCACCTCGCGGAAATGTAAAATTAATAGATCCTGATAATTTGGACGAATTGATCAACCTGCTTCATAATGAAGCGAAAGTGATCTAA
- a CDS encoding inorganic diphosphatase, protein MSETFDVLIEIPKGSRNKYEYDFELKKVRYDRMIFSSMMYPADYGFIPNTLALDSDPLDVLVLVAEPTFPGIVMEVKPIGVFHMADEKGPDEKIICVPVSDPIWNRINDLDELNGHLLMEIEHFFKVYKDLEKKKVDVGGWGDAAEAKSIIQQCIDRYKNYEGDKERFGI, encoded by the coding sequence ATGTCTGAGACTTTTGATGTATTAATAGAGATCCCCAAAGGGAGTAGAAACAAATATGAATATGATTTTGAATTAAAGAAAGTACGTTATGACCGTATGATCTTTTCTTCCATGATGTACCCTGCAGATTATGGGTTTATACCTAATACCCTTGCTTTAGACAGCGACCCGCTGGATGTGTTGGTGCTGGTTGCAGAACCTACCTTTCCGGGTATTGTAATGGAAGTGAAACCTATTGGAGTATTTCATATGGCAGATGAAAAAGGGCCGGATGAAAAAATTATTTGTGTGCCTGTCTCAGATCCTATCTGGAACCGTATTAATGACCTGGATGAATTGAACGGACACCTGTTGATGGAAATTGAGCATTTCTTTAAAGTATATAAAGATCTTGAAAAGAAAAAAGTTGATGTAGGAGGTTGGGGAGATGCTGCCGAAGCAAAAAGTATCATACAGCAGTGTATAGATAGATACAAAAATTACGAAGGAGATAAAGAAAGGTTCGGAATATAA
- a CDS encoding bifunctional nuclease family protein: protein MSLVRLNIKGISYSQTQNGAYALILSEVDGDRKLPIVIGAFEAQSIAIALEKEIKPPRPLTHDLFKNFSDRFEIIVKQVIIHKLVDGVFYSSLICERDKIEEIIDARTSDAIALALRFNAPIFTYKNILDKAGIYLKGEAGTMTPPPAAGETDIDEIIHESIESPVSDYKKMSLDELETLLSQAVKNEDYEKAARLRDEISKRK from the coding sequence ATGAGTCTAGTACGCCTTAATATAAAGGGAATTTCGTATAGTCAAACCCAGAATGGTGCCTATGCACTTATTTTAAGTGAGGTTGACGGGGATAGGAAACTGCCAATAGTCATTGGTGCTTTTGAGGCCCAGTCTATTGCAATAGCGCTGGAAAAGGAAATAAAACCACCCAGGCCGCTTACCCATGACCTCTTTAAAAATTTTAGTGACCGGTTTGAGATCATTGTAAAACAAGTGATCATTCATAAACTGGTAGACGGGGTTTTTTATTCCAGCCTTATTTGTGAAAGAGATAAGATAGAAGAGATCATAGATGCCCGTACCAGCGATGCTATTGCGCTTGCATTGCGTTTCAACGCACCCATTTTTACGTACAAAAACATATTGGACAAGGCAGGCATCTACCTAAAAGGAGAAGCCGGCACGATGACACCGCCACCGGCCGCAGGGGAAACTGATATTGATGAAATAATTCATGAAAGCATAGAAAGCCCGGTTAGTGACTACAAAAAAATGTCTTTGGACGAACTAGAAACTTTACTCTCACAGGCCGTAAAAAATGAAGATTACGAAAAGGCCGCCAGGTTAAGAGATGAGATCTCAAAACGCAAATAA
- a CDS encoding thymidylate synthase, with protein MKQYQELLRHIMEQGNEKGDRTGTGTKSVFGYQMRFDLSEGFPMVTTKKLHLKSIIYELLWFLKGDTNIKYLQENGVKIWDAWANENGDLGPVYGKQWRNWNDEEIDQIKEIVENLKTNPNSRRMLVSAWNPSVLPDTSRSFSDNVANNKAALPPCHAFFQFYVANGKLSCQLYQRSADVFLGVPFNIASYALLTMMMAQVCGYEAGEFIHTFGDAHIYSNHFEQVALQMSREPRELPTMKLNPEVKDIFGFKFEDFSLENYNPHPHIKGQVAV; from the coding sequence ATGAAACAATATCAAGAGCTATTGCGCCACATTATGGAGCAGGGGAATGAAAAAGGTGACCGTACGGGAACCGGAACTAAAAGCGTATTTGGATACCAGATGCGGTTTGACCTAAGCGAAGGTTTCCCCATGGTGACTACTAAAAAGCTTCACTTAAAATCTATAATTTATGAGCTGCTCTGGTTTTTAAAGGGCGATACCAATATTAAATATCTGCAGGAAAACGGGGTGAAGATCTGGGATGCCTGGGCCAATGAAAACGGGGACCTTGGGCCTGTATATGGGAAACAATGGCGCAACTGGAATGATGAGGAAATTGATCAGATCAAGGAGATCGTTGAAAATTTAAAAACCAATCCCAACAGCCGCCGAATGTTGGTTTCTGCCTGGAACCCTTCCGTATTGCCGGATACTTCCAGGTCTTTTTCAGACAATGTGGCCAATAACAAAGCGGCCCTCCCACCCTGTCATGCCTTCTTTCAATTCTATGTGGCCAATGGAAAACTTTCCTGCCAGCTCTATCAACGCAGTGCCGATGTTTTTTTGGGCGTGCCTTTTAATATTGCTTCCTATGCCCTGCTTACCATGATGATGGCACAGGTTTGCGGTTACGAGGCGGGCGAGTTTATACACACTTTTGGCGATGCCCATATTTACAGTAACCACTTTGAACAGGTTGCCCTTCAAATGTCCCGGGAACCCAGAGAATTGCCCACTATGAAGCTCAACCCCGAGGTAAAAGATATCTTTGGCTTCAAATTTGAAGACTTTAGTCTTGAAAATTATAATCCGCATCCTCATATTAAAGGACAGGTAGCGGTTTAA
- a CDS encoding DUF5686 and carboxypeptidase-like regulatory domain-containing protein — translation MKSLFGLRHMKGILFAICFITIFQGWAQTRAGGVVKDIGGEPVPFVNVIFPNSAEGTITSEDGRFYINSPKEQDSLRFSFIGYQSLTIPLKKGNNTGLEIILQEESQGLTEVWIFQGKTSKKNNPALDILRKIWENRRSNGTRMFDHYQFRKYEKLEFDLNTIDSAVITSKAFRGMEFVFDKIDTSVVTGKSFLPVFINESVHRVYGDNVNGRKKEVLVGNKNSGFNENKFLIDAVKDMYIENEIYDNYLRIFDKNFISPLSTTGIDTYNYILADSAFIENKWSYNIVYYPRRKNELTFKGNFWVNDTTFAIKKIDLEMSKNANINWVNGVYLSMDYEVVNDSVFLLKRDFFMADFSFERKDDAGGIYGKRTVLYDNYEFNRPMDDAFYNRKVTSFEKPLYNRNEEFWEQNRLEALSRHESGIYEMLDSLRTLPAFKRIYNVTSIAATGYIDFDGWDIGPVFTFVNYNEVEGLRLRLGARTYFGQHDPWRIEGYTAYGFKDQKLKYGLLGKVLLEPQNRLIFSAGYRDDVEQLGASLTNTTDVLGRSLASSSIISVGDNNKLSNIKLSMAALEIEPWENFTVRFAGSHRVMESASPSFSLAWYENKDQNIISTSISQTEISTMLSYYPGRHLTGFGVERLVTNGGRFPSFFFNYSVGVKGIFQSDFNYRKYQFFYDQPWWIGGIGLANIRLEAGTIDGEVPLGLLNVIPANQTFFGIYNTFPLLNFYEFVTDTYVSAHFEHNFNGKLFAYVPLLRNFNLREYLGVRGVWGELSEANKNIDASGIPLLAPSKEPYFEYSAGVGNIFKFIRIDAHWRGNYLENPDARKFGITATLGFHF, via the coding sequence ATGAAGTCTTTGTTTGGCCTGCGGCATATGAAAGGAATTCTCTTTGCCATATGTTTTATTACCATTTTTCAAGGCTGGGCCCAGACCCGGGCGGGAGGGGTCGTGAAGGATATTGGAGGAGAGCCTGTGCCTTTTGTAAATGTGATATTTCCCAATTCTGCTGAAGGTACCATCACCTCTGAAGATGGCAGGTTCTATATAAATTCCCCCAAAGAGCAAGATTCTCTAAGGTTTTCCTTTATAGGTTATCAGTCGCTCACAATTCCGCTTAAAAAAGGAAATAATACAGGGCTAGAAATTATTCTTCAGGAGGAATCGCAGGGACTTACTGAAGTCTGGATCTTTCAGGGCAAGACCTCCAAAAAGAACAATCCGGCCCTCGATATCCTTCGCAAAATTTGGGAAAACCGCCGCAGCAACGGCACCCGTATGTTTGATCATTACCAGTTCAGGAAATATGAAAAATTGGAATTTGATCTAAATACCATAGACAGTGCTGTGATCACCAGTAAAGCTTTCCGCGGGATGGAATTCGTTTTTGATAAAATAGACACAAGCGTTGTGACCGGGAAATCCTTTTTACCTGTTTTCATCAATGAATCTGTTCACCGGGTATATGGCGATAATGTGAACGGAAGGAAAAAAGAGGTGCTGGTTGGGAATAAGAATTCGGGTTTCAATGAAAACAAGTTTCTAATTGATGCTGTTAAGGATATGTACATAGAAAATGAGATCTACGATAATTATCTCAGGATCTTTGACAAGAACTTTATAAGTCCGTTGTCCACAACAGGGATCGACACCTACAACTACATTCTGGCCGACAGCGCTTTTATTGAAAACAAATGGAGTTATAATATAGTCTACTATCCCCGCCGGAAGAACGAACTCACCTTTAAAGGAAATTTCTGGGTAAATGATACCACTTTTGCCATTAAGAAGATAGATCTTGAAATGTCCAAAAATGCCAATATCAACTGGGTAAACGGGGTGTATCTCTCGATGGATTATGAGGTGGTGAACGATTCGGTTTTCCTGCTTAAAAGGGATTTCTTTATGGCCGATTTCTCCTTTGAAAGGAAGGATGATGCCGGGGGTATTTACGGGAAGCGAACGGTGCTTTATGATAACTACGAGTTCAACCGGCCTATGGATGATGCTTTTTATAACCGGAAAGTTACCAGTTTTGAAAAGCCGCTTTACAACCGTAATGAAGAATTTTGGGAACAAAACAGGCTGGAAGCTTTAAGCCGCCATGAGAGTGGTATTTATGAAATGCTTGACAGCCTGCGTACCCTACCTGCCTTTAAGAGGATCTATAATGTGACCAGTATTGCGGCCACGGGATATATAGATTTCGATGGTTGGGACATTGGTCCCGTCTTTACCTTTGTGAACTATAATGAGGTTGAAGGCCTTAGATTAAGATTGGGGGCAAGGACATATTTTGGCCAACACGATCCCTGGAGAATTGAAGGATACACGGCTTATGGTTTTAAAGACCAAAAGTTGAAATATGGCCTGCTGGGAAAAGTATTGCTGGAACCTCAAAACCGCCTTATTTTTTCGGCGGGATACCGCGATGATGTGGAGCAGCTGGGTGCCAGCCTAACCAATACTACAGACGTGCTGGGGCGAAGCCTCGCTTCCTCCTCCATTATAAGTGTGGGAGATAACAACAAACTAAGTAACATAAAACTTTCCATGGCTGCGCTGGAGATAGAACCCTGGGAAAATTTTACGGTACGTTTTGCGGGATCACACCGTGTAATGGAATCGGCATCCCCCTCCTTCAGCCTTGCCTGGTATGAAAATAAAGATCAAAACATAATTTCCACTTCCATTTCCCAAACCGAGATCTCCACCATGTTAAGTTATTATCCCGGAAGGCACCTTACGGGATTTGGAGTGGAGCGCCTGGTTACAAATGGCGGCAGGTTTCCTTCATTCTTTTTTAATTACAGCGTAGGGGTCAAAGGTATATTTCAAAGTGATTTTAATTACCGGAAATATCAGTTCTTTTATGATCAACCCTGGTGGATTGGCGGAATTGGGCTTGCAAATATCCGGCTCGAAGCCGGGACCATTGACGGGGAGGTACCTCTTGGATTGCTCAATGTGATCCCTGCTAACCAAACTTTTTTTGGGATCTACAATACTTTCCCGCTGCTCAATTTTTACGAATTTGTTACAGACACCTATGTTTCTGCTCATTTTGAACATAATTTCAACGGCAAACTCTTTGCCTATGTTCCCCTGCTTCGCAATTTCAATTTGCGGGAGTATCTTGGAGTGCGGGGGGTATGGGGAGAACTTTCAGAAGCAAACAAAAATATAGATGCCTCCGGTATTCCGCTTCTTGCACCTTCAAAGGAACCCTATTTTGAATATAGCGCCGGCGTGGGAAATATCTTTAAATTCATTAGGATAGATGCGCATTGGAGGGGCAATTATTTAGAAAATCCCGATGCGAGGAAATTTGGTATTACAGCCACTTTAGGTTTTCACTTTTAA
- a CDS encoding NupC/NupG family nucleoside CNT transporter, whose product MNKFQAFLFFLFIGLLNVQAQSITKTWSFEVAQDTSIVQSSFITNSFLTLDEGRFEIKGGEGEISTGDFLYQNNLLVFFFDVPGDSIRKFRITKLSDTSLVLGDSENTYTFSETPSQIEEVIPAGAAKEIIPSEGISFGSVWRGVLGMASLLMLAFFFSSNRRSINWKTVLIGLSAQMLLAIGVLKVNFIKNIFEFVGGIFVLILDFTRAGSEFLLGGMMNVDSFGFIFLFQVLPTIIFFSALTSVLFYLGVVQIIVKGMAWILTRLMGISGAESLSVAGNIFLGQTEAPLLIKAYLERMTKSEILLVMIGGMATVAGGVLAAYIGFLGGDDPELRLQFAKHLLAASVMAAPGAIVISKILYPQQEPVNTNVEISSEKIGSNILDAIANGTTEGLKLAANVAAMLLVFIAFIAMINYILGWIGGITTLNTLMAEYTPYSKFSLEAILGTVFAPLMWLIGVAKEDMMLMGQLLGIKLVASEFVGYIQLADLKNPANYLSLNYEKSVIMATYMLCGFANFASIGIQIGGIGSLAPGKRKTLSEFGMKALIGGTIASLLSATIAGMIIG is encoded by the coding sequence ATGAACAAATTCCAGGCATTCCTGTTCTTTCTTTTTATTGGTCTATTAAATGTACAAGCACAAAGCATCACCAAAACCTGGAGCTTTGAGGTTGCACAGGATACCAGTATAGTTCAATCCAGTTTCATTACTAATTCCTTTCTAACCCTAGATGAAGGCCGCTTTGAAATTAAAGGCGGAGAAGGGGAAATTTCTACCGGTGATTTTTTATACCAAAACAATTTGTTGGTATTCTTTTTTGATGTTCCCGGCGATTCTATAAGGAAATTCAGAATAACCAAATTAAGCGATACTTCCCTGGTTCTTGGAGATAGTGAAAATACGTATACTTTTTCTGAGACCCCTTCCCAGATAGAAGAAGTGATCCCGGCCGGTGCGGCCAAAGAGATCATTCCAAGCGAGGGGATTTCTTTTGGAAGTGTTTGGCGTGGGGTACTGGGAATGGCCTCCCTTTTAATGCTGGCATTCTTCTTTAGCAGCAACCGTAGGTCCATCAACTGGAAAACAGTTCTTATTGGCCTAAGTGCCCAAATGTTGCTGGCAATTGGGGTTTTAAAGGTGAATTTTATTAAAAATATTTTTGAATTTGTTGGGGGTATTTTTGTTCTTATCCTTGATTTTACAAGAGCGGGAAGTGAATTCCTTCTGGGCGGAATGATGAATGTAGACAGTTTTGGGTTTATTTTCCTGTTCCAGGTTTTGCCCACCATTATCTTCTTTTCAGCGTTAACATCGGTATTATTCTACCTTGGAGTGGTTCAAATTATCGTAAAGGGAATGGCCTGGATCCTAACCCGTTTAATGGGGATCTCTGGCGCTGAAAGTTTAAGCGTTGCAGGGAACATTTTCCTGGGCCAAACTGAAGCTCCCCTTTTGATCAAAGCCTACCTGGAACGCATGACAAAATCTGAGATCCTGCTGGTGATGATTGGGGGGATGGCCACCGTAGCCGGTGGCGTTCTCGCAGCCTACATTGGCTTTCTGGGCGGGGATGACCCTGAACTGCGACTGCAGTTTGCCAAACATTTACTGGCAGCCTCTGTGATGGCAGCTCCGGGGGCAATTGTTATTTCCAAAATCCTATACCCTCAACAGGAGCCGGTTAATACCAATGTAGAAATTTCTTCTGAAAAAATTGGCTCTAATATCCTGGATGCTATTGCCAATGGAACTACAGAAGGTTTAAAACTTGCGGCGAATGTTGCCGCGATGTTGCTTGTATTTATTGCCTTTATTGCAATGATTAACTATATCCTTGGCTGGATAGGAGGCATCACCACACTTAACACCCTGATGGCGGAATACACTCCCTATTCCAAATTCTCCCTGGAGGCAATCCTGGGGACTGTCTTTGCCCCTCTTATGTGGCTTATTGGAGTTGCCAAAGAAGATATGATGCTTATGGGCCAACTGCTGGGAATAAAACTGGTAGCGAGTGAATTTGTAGGCTACATCCAGTTGGCCGATCTTAAAAACCCTGCCAATTACCTGAGCCTGAATTACGAAAAATCTGTAATTATGGCTACCTATATGCTCTGCGGTTTTGCGAATTTTGCTTCTATAGGGATACAAATTGGGGGAATTGGTTCCCTTGCCCCCGGAAAGCGAAAAACCCTTTCTGAATTCGGGATGAAAGCATTAATTGGAGGAACTATAGCCTCCCTACTTTCTGCTACCATTGCAGGGATGATCATAGGGTAA
- a CDS encoding energy transducer TonB, whose translation MRYVFLLILLSNGILQAQDIEPSSVFMQLNEVEHSPAYPGCEGMDFNCSIEKITSYFIQHIDSTTLNSLTPEEAVVILKFIIDSEGKVRRPTAKSKSEKLKAESLRIIAELPNFIPAVHDGKGVNVPVDIPLKLESRDPAPLSHAELYDIPARFKACAEINSAQNCTQLAIMNSFSNRYYNLGIRTKGETIKSIVTFQIDENGKITEVTTEGSNNVLNKALYNWGRKLDDFFIPAVKDGKNVSMTYTFPVTLSTTN comes from the coding sequence ATGCGATATGTTTTTCTCCTTATTCTTTTAAGCAACGGGATATTACAGGCACAGGATATTGAACCTTCTTCCGTTTTTATGCAGCTTAATGAGGTAGAACACAGTCCGGCTTACCCTGGTTGTGAGGGAATGGATTTCAACTGTAGTATTGAAAAAATAACTTCTTATTTCATCCAACACATAGATTCCACAACCCTTAACTCCCTTACTCCAGAGGAAGCTGTGGTGATCTTAAAATTTATCATAGACAGCGAAGGAAAAGTAAGAAGGCCTACTGCCAAAAGTAAGAGTGAAAAATTGAAGGCAGAAAGCTTAAGAATTATAGCGGAACTCCCCAATTTTATTCCTGCAGTTCATGATGGGAAAGGCGTGAACGTTCCTGTTGACATTCCCCTTAAACTGGAATCCCGGGATCCTGCACCTTTATCTCATGCTGAATTGTATGATATCCCTGCCCGATTTAAAGCTTGTGCAGAAATCAACAGTGCCCAAAATTGCACTCAACTTGCCATAATGAATAGTTTTTCTAACCGTTATTATAACCTGGGCATTAGAACAAAAGGAGAAACTATCAAATCTATAGTGACCTTTCAAATTGATGAAAACGGCAAAATTACTGAGGTAACCACCGAGGGGTCGAATAATGTATTAAACAAGGCCCTGTATAACTGGGGTCGTAAGTTAGATGACTTTTTTATTCCGGCGGTTAAAGACGGAAAAAATGTGAGTATGACTTATACGTTTCCCGTTACCCTTTCCACTACCAATTAG
- a CDS encoding electron transfer flavoprotein subunit alpha/FixB family protein has protein sequence MSVLVYTESEEGKFKKASLEVASYAKEIAQMLSTTVTAVAVNAGDTSELGTYGVDKVLNVSNDKLKNFNAEAYADVLKQAAEKEGAKVVILSQSANSKYLAPLLAVHLNAGYASNVVALPESTDPLTVKRTAFTNKAFNFTKFNTDVKIIGLSKNAFGLKEHQTEASTEDFSPSLTAEDFSVNVTSVDKAKDKVTIADAEIVVSGGRGLKGPENWQMLEDLAETLGAATACSKPVSDMGWRPHSEHVGQTGKPVASNLYIAVGISGAIQHLAGINSSKTKVVINNDPEAPFFKAADYGVVGDAFEIVPKLNEKLKEFKAKNA, from the coding sequence ATGTCAGTTTTAGTATATACAGAATCAGAAGAAGGAAAATTTAAAAAAGCATCCCTTGAGGTGGCATCTTATGCCAAAGAGATCGCTCAAATGCTTTCTACAACCGTTACTGCCGTAGCCGTTAACGCCGGCGATACTTCAGAACTTGGAACCTATGGGGTAGACAAGGTCCTGAATGTTTCCAATGATAAATTAAAGAATTTTAATGCAGAAGCTTACGCAGATGTATTAAAGCAGGCAGCAGAAAAAGAAGGAGCCAAGGTGGTTATTCTTAGTCAAAGTGCCAACAGCAAATATCTTGCGCCTTTATTGGCGGTACATTTAAATGCCGGGTATGCTTCCAACGTGGTAGCACTTCCTGAAAGCACAGATCCCCTAACGGTGAAAAGAACTGCCTTTACAAATAAAGCTTTCAACTTTACAAAATTCAATACAGATGTAAAGATCATTGGCCTTTCAAAAAACGCCTTTGGTCTTAAAGAACATCAAACTGAAGCCAGTACTGAAGATTTTTCTCCAAGTTTAACAGCAGAGGATTTCTCGGTTAATGTTACCAGTGTAGATAAAGCAAAAGATAAAGTTACCATTGCAGATGCCGAGATTGTAGTTTCGGGAGGCCGTGGTCTTAAAGGCCCTGAAAACTGGCAAATGCTGGAAGATCTGGCTGAAACCCTTGGGGCGGCAACTGCCTGTTCCAAACCGGTGAGTGATATGGGATGGAGACCGCACAGCGAGCACGTGGGACAAACCGGAAAACCTGTAGCTTCCAACCTTTACATTGCCGTGGGGATCTCTGGTGCCATACAGCACCTTGCAGGGATCAACTCTTCAAAAACCAAAGTTGTGATTAACAACGACCCGGAAGCACCATTTTTTAAAGCGGCAGATTATGGAGTAGTTGGAGACGCCTTTGAAATTGTACCAAAGCTTAATGAAAAACTAAAAGAATTTAAAGCTAAGAACGCATAA
- a CDS encoding energy transducer TonB, whose protein sequence is MKYFLLFSIITLFSFNTYSQEGVSVKGNSISTKEIAPIWPGCEKSGEPSKDCFNKKLNEHVKANFKYPKDSKGAFIRGKSVLSFSIDETGKVKDITAEGPHKAINEEAIRITKLFPAMKPGMRAGKPATINYKMPFNF, encoded by the coding sequence ATGAAGTATTTCTTATTATTCAGCATTATAACTTTGTTCTCTTTCAATACTTATTCTCAGGAAGGCGTTTCCGTGAAAGGAAATTCAATAAGCACAAAAGAAATTGCCCCAATTTGGCCGGGTTGTGAAAAATCTGGAGAACCTTCGAAAGATTGTTTTAATAAAAAGCTCAATGAGCATGTCAAGGCCAATTTTAAATATCCCAAAGACAGCAAGGGAGCATTTATAAGGGGAAAATCTGTGCTGTCATTTAGCATTGATGAGACCGGAAAGGTAAAAGATATCACTGCCGAAGGGCCTCACAAAGCAATTAATGAAGAAGCCATTAGGATCACCAAACTTTTCCCGGCTATGAAACCCGGAATGCGCGCAGGGAAACCTGCCACCATAAACTATAAAATGCCCTTTAATTTTTAA